A single genomic interval of Centropristis striata isolate RG_2023a ecotype Rhode Island chromosome 8, C.striata_1.0, whole genome shotgun sequence harbors:
- the LOC131976757 gene encoding uncharacterized protein LOC131976757: protein MQNASRSPKVQGANIARGGKVTQSSVGWNGVPGRAIDGKRYTNYGQRSCSHTNHDQNPWWRLDLLKTYKIISVTVTNRRDCCHDRIKGAVISIGNSPDGNDGSRCAVIASLGPGATKTFQCKGLVGRYVTIVIPGRKEYLTLCEVEVTGQPSGDIPPTGTNIARGGKVTQSSVGWNGVPERAIDGKHYTNYGQRSCSHTNHDQNPWWRLDLLKTYKINSVTVTNRKDCCHDRIKGAEIRIGNSPDGNDGSRCAVIASLGPGATKTFQCKGLVGRYVTIVIPGRKEYLTLCEVEVTGIESDESDDSNENACG from the exons ATGCAGAACGCTTCCAGGTCTCCAAAGGTTCAAG GTGCTAACATCGCTAGAGGTGGAAAAGTGACTCAGTCCTCCGTGGGATGGAATGGTGTCCCTGGGAGGGCCATTGATGGAAAACGTTATACCAACTATGGACAGAGATCCTGTAGCCACACAAATCATGATCAAAATCCATGGTGGAGACTGGACCTCCTGAAGACATACAAAATCATCTCTGTCACCGTCACCAACAGAAGGGATTGTTGCCACGATAGAATCAAAGGTGCTGTGATCAGCATTGGAAATTCCCCTGATGGCAATGATGGTTCCAG atgTGCTGTTATCGCATCTTTAGGACCTGGGGCCACCAAAACATTTCAGTGTAAAGGACTGGTCGGCCGTTATGTAACCATTGTGATTCCAGGAAGAAAAGAATACCTGACACTGTGTGAGGTGGAAGTCACTGGTCAGCCGTCAGGAGACATCCCTCCAACTG GTACTAATATTGCTAGAGGTGGAAAAGTGACTCAGTCCTCCGTGGGATGGAATGGTGTCCCTGAGAGGGCCATTGATGGAAAACATTATACCAACTATGGACAGAGATCATGTAGCCACACAAATCATGATCAAAATCCATGGTGGAGACTGGACCTCCTGAAGACGTATAAAATCAACTCTGTCACCGTCACCAACAGAAAGGATTGTTGCCACGATAGAATCAAAGGTGCTGAGATCCGCATTGGAAATTCCCCTGATGGCAATGATGGTTCCAG aTGTGCTGTTATCGCATCTTTAGGACCTGGGGCCACCAAAACATTTCAGTGTAAAGGACTGGTCGGCCGTTATGTAACCATTGTGATTCCAGGAAGAAAAGAATACCTGACACTGTGTGAGGTGGAAGTCACTGGGATAGAATCAGATGAATCAGATGATTCCAATGAAAATGCctgtggctga